One Rosa chinensis cultivar Old Blush chromosome 5, RchiOBHm-V2, whole genome shotgun sequence genomic region harbors:
- the LOC112164740 gene encoding probable cytokinin riboside 5'-monophosphate phosphoribohydrolase LOGL10 — translation MPTPPVAQFSTRLEDLRMAFSVLGPLGSRVFVRTSHQRPLTIQSVRERGRRNISFKLSRSRVMSIKSELVDFDERTSPIEVRKEIERCYELIHRLGRGIVYLGSSRMGPDHSHYLQVLELGREIANLLECTSWTGAGPGLMDAATKGALQAGKSIGGFKIGKEAGEWTASNYHPYLPSEVYLTCRFFSARKHGLVDAAVRSSSADRTAVVALPGGIGTLDEIFEILALIQLQRIGSELPVPFLLMNYDSFYSKLLDFLDDCEDWGTLSKGEVSSLWKVCDSNSEALSYLSEFYNLHARDKGNHEKE, via the exons ATGCCCACTCCGCCAGTAGCTCAGTTCTCAACGCGTTTAGAAGATTTGAGGATGGCGTTTTCGGTGTTGGGACCATTGGGTTCTCGTGTTTTTGTAAGAACTTCTCATCAGAGACCTTTAACGATTCAATCGGTCAGAGAAAGAGGGAGGCGCAACATTAGTTTCAAGCTCTCAAGGTCAAGGGTTATGTCAATCAAGTCTGAATTAGTTGATTTTGATGAGAGAACAAGCCCGATTGAG GTCAGGAAAGAGATAGAACGATGCTATGAACTGATACACAGACTTGGGAGAGGGATCGTGTATTTGGGATCTTCAAGGATGGGACCTGATCATTCACATTATTTGCAAGTACTTGAGTTGGGTAGAGAG ATTGCAAACCTTTTGGAATGTACTTCATGGACGGGGGCTGGTCCAGGGCTAATGGATGCTGCTACTAAAGGTGCTTTGCAAGCAGGAAAATCAATTGGTGGATTTAAGATTGGCAAAGAAGCTGGCGAATGGACAGCGTCGAATTACCATCCTTACCTACCTTCAGAAGTTTATTTAACATGCAG GTTTTTCTCTGCTAGAAAACATGGGCTGGTAGATGCTGCAGTTAGAAGCAGTAGTGCTGATAGGACCGCAGTTGTTGCTCTCCCTGGTGGGATTGGTACTCTAGATGAAATTTTTGAGATATTAGCACTAATTCAGCTACAACGGATTGGATCAGAGCTTCCAGTTCCATTCTTGTTGATGAACTATGACTCGTTCTACTCAAAGCTACTGGACTTTCTTGATGATTGTGAGGATTGGGGTACTCTCTCCAAGGGAGAGGTTTCATCTCTCTGGAAGGTTTGTGATAGCAACTCAGAGGCTCTATCTTATTTGTCAGAGTTTTATAACCTACATGCTAGAGACAAAGGTAACCATGAGAAAGAATAG